From the genome of Gemmatimonadaceae bacterium, one region includes:
- a CDS encoding BrxA/BrxB family bacilliredoxin, translating to MPYDERFVTPMREELTRLGVRELRTPEEVDETLRDARGTALVVVNSVCGCAARNARPAVALALEHERVPATLTTVFAGQDLDATARARSYFTGYDPSSPQIGLLKDGKLVYMLERHQIEGRSAASIAQDLVAAFDEHC from the coding sequence ATGCCGTACGATGAACGGTTCGTCACCCCGATGCGCGAGGAGCTTACGCGGCTCGGCGTGCGAGAATTGCGCACCCCGGAAGAAGTGGACGAGACGCTGCGCGATGCGCGCGGCACGGCGCTGGTCGTCGTGAACTCGGTTTGCGGATGCGCGGCGCGCAACGCGCGGCCGGCCGTTGCGCTGGCGCTCGAGCACGAGCGCGTGCCCGCCACGTTGACCACCGTATTCGCCGGCCAGGACCTCGACGCAACCGCGCGCGCCCGCAGCTACTTCACGGGATACGATCCGTCCTCGCCGCAGATCGGCCTGCTCAAGGATGGCAAGCTGGTGTACATGCTGGAGCGGCACCAAATCGAGGGACGCAGCGCAGCGTCCATCGCGCAGGATCTCGTGGCGGCGTTCGACGAGCACTGCTAG